The DNA region TTGCGTAGTTATTAGTGTTTCAAAAGTAAGTCTCCAATCTCCCTTTTTTTCACAGGGAATTCTGTTAAATATTCCTACGATACGTTCATTTGGTTGCCACGCGGAAGTGCTTAGACTAATAGACCGCCCTCTGTCTGCTCCTAACCATTGAGCAAGATCTTCAGCATTCGGAACAAACGGCATCATTAATAAAAAATTAGCTTTTGGTGCTTCATGTTTGATAGTTGCCAGAAGTAACTCGATTCGTAACCCACGTTCTTCGTCTTCAATATTGTGAGCCTCATCCATAACAACCAATGCTAGTGGCCGCTTCACTTTTTTGTTGCGCATCACTAATTGCAATTTTTCTGGAGTTACCACCAAAACCTGAAAGGCTTGTTCTTTGTTGAGAAGACTCTCTTCAAATGAATCTATTTCTATTGCGCCTACAAGTTGCGCCACATGAATACCCAGCGGTTCAAAATCAGATCGCAAGCGTCGAGTGATTTGTGACACCAATGCCCGAGTGGGTGCGATGTAGACCACCCAACCATCATCTTGCGCAAACTGATTAAGCGCTTGCAGTATGCGAAATTGAGCGAGCTGCGTCTTTCCACCGGATGTCGGCATTTCAACAACTACCGCTCTATTAGCCTGATCCAGTAAACCTAACTCCTGAATCGCTGCTCTTTGGGGAGGAAGAAGCTCAAACATACTCCTGTGTTTCGTTATCTGATCGACAAAGCGAGTAACACGCGAGTTAACAGCATGAGCAACCCACCATAAGGAACCTGCAGCCATCTTACGACTAGCGACGTGAAGCCATCGCAATATCATCTCAAATTGGGAGTCTTGTGATTTTTGTGCGGCTTTTACAGCAGCCTCAAAATGTTGATCAAGCTCAGTTGCGATAGACGACGGTTCGCCTTGTAGCATATACATAGCAAGGCGTTCAGTTGCCTTAGCAAAATGATAAAGTGCAATCAGCCTTAAAGCGATTGACTGGCCATGTCCGGCAGCACCTTCTAATAAGTGCTTCTCAAATTCTGCCTGATCAGTACGTAAGCCAAGAATGATTAACGATACTTGTTCCAGATCATCCCATCGATCTTTACGTAATAGGCGAATCCAAGCGTCGAATAATCGATACAAGACTCTTGTATCCCAACTTACATCTGCTATCGATGGAATTGCAAAAGATTCTTGATGATCAACAAACCATCTGCGCAAATCCGTCCAGCGTTCGCCACAATAAGCAAGTCCAGCTAAATGCAAAACATGGAAAATTCTTTTATCGGCATCACTTGGAATCGGTAAAATACGATATAAACCAAAAGCCCTATGCGCACCGGCTTGAGCACTCTTCTGCAAAGCCAAACTTTCATTGGATTTTGCAGGATACAGCAACACATTTAAGCCCTCGATTGCGGCAAGCTCATACACCATTGCAACTTGTTCAACGAGTGCAAATTCAGAAATACTACTACCAGTATTGTTATGAAGTAGTTGACCAAGCGAGGATTTAACCAAGAGTGAATCAGCAAGATCTAACGCCGTGGCACGCATTTCACCACTCAGAGACTGAACCGCCCAATGCTGATCAATTTGCGCTAAATCCTGAAGAGAAATTGTCATTTCTCATCTCCAGATTTTCCGGCAGCAACTACTTTATCGGGTAAGCCGGCAATTGAAGCTTCTGGCAAATAAAGCGCATAAAGTTCGATAGTAGTAGCAGCGGGACAATTTTGATCCAATGAAACAGCTCTACTTAAAAGATCAAGCTCTTTCGGTTCAACATCGCGCACCAGTACACCGAAGATAGCGACATCTGCATTATCTGAGATATAGCGTTTTGCGGCGCTTTTATATTTGTCGGCCCAGTCTTTATCTATTGCCCTGTAGCCCAAATATCTTATTAAGCTGCCTTTGACATGGGCACTATCACGAAGATCTTCCAATTGCTTGGTCAAGCCACTGCGACCATACATGACTTGCGGCGGCCACTTAGCTTCACTGGATGTTTTAATTTCTCCGAACGCAAAACGATGGGAATTAACTTCTAAATCTGTTTTTTGAAATCCAACCAAATCTGCTCCCGCAGGACTTGCATTTGGGTTTTTCAAATCACGGCTCGTTGGCCAAGGAAAAATACAATTGTTGTTTTCTGTAACGTGAAATTCTGCAATGGCTTCACCAACCCGCCAGTCTTCAGGCTTCGTATTATCAACCAATAAATTATGAATTCCGGCTGATTCGAAATCAGTGCTAGCCAAACTGGTTACTAAATTTAAAATTTCAGAAATACCTGATGAGTCCAGCAAAAGATCTTTAACAGGGCCGCTAATGATATGGCTCACTTCATCATGAGTATAAGACAACCCTCGCGCCACAACGGACGTTTGGTCCACTGTGTAAACAATCTTAGCTACCGGTTTGAATGTCATTTTGCATATCCCTACATTATTTATTTTTTTGGATTTTATTTTCCAATTCCAAACTTTGTTGTTTGTTACCACCGAATTTATTGTGTCCTGCCCCCCGGGGTGATTTGGCCGCAAATTCGATCCGCGAAATGACTTGCTGAAAGTCGATTTCTTTTTCTTTCATCTCACCCAAAAGCGCGGCTATTACCGCTAAATGCGCAGGCACTTCACCTTTTTTTGCATAATTACTAATAGAACTTCTATTCATTTTAAGTAGCTCTGCAAGCTCATGAATTTTAAGCCCGGCCTTACTAACGTGACGCTGAAATTCTTGATAGTTCATTACTAAATATTAGCAAAAATACCCAAAAAAAACAATTTTTAAGGCATTAATTTATGATTTTTAGGCATTAATTTATGTATATTTCACACACCCATGTACACAACCAATTCAAGATCAAAACTGAAAAAATTGAAATATTCAACCGTAAGCTTTATATGGCTTGAAGAATACCCTCGGGTTCATCTGCATCTATGGTTGATCAACCGACCGAGACCCAATTCAGCTAGTTATAAAACGCTAAATATTTTCCACGATCATCGAGTTAACCTCCTTGCATTAATGGTCAGAACGCATTCGCTATTCGCACTGCCCAGCTCTTATATACAGTTTCAGGCATATCAGGCTTCAGCTCGTTCGGATGCCGTATACACGCATGCATAAGCGTCATCTGCTGTAGTCTTTCCCTATCCCAATGCCCCGACTTTTTTACCAGATCATCCAAAATAGCTTTGATAGTATTTTCTACCCTTGTGTCATCGCGAAGACGAAAGGCTAGGGTAGTCAAACTGTGATCATCGCTGAGATCAATTTCTATTACATGGATGTGGTCCCCGCCTGCGATCTCCAATTGAGCATATAAAAATGCACGCTTGGTGTTGGCTTTGATATACAGGAACTTTTTAGCTTGGGATGACTGAATGACGTCAGCTTTTTCAAAAATTTCCGACACGCCGAGATGTTCGATCACTTTGAGCTGTTCTAATCCGTTGCGAATGTAATTAAAAAAGCCAACATCAGATGGCGAACTATCGTCCAGGGATTTAAAATCAGCGGATTTATGATTTCCCTTTCCTTTGCCGCCTAAAACACTGAGCGTTGTGGTTTTTGGTTCTTGATCGTCTTCGCCTTTTTTTGATTCATCTTTAGCGGCCACTTCTACCACCTGAACTTCAAAAACCCGTTGAGTATTCAATATTTCATTGAAGTAAAGCGCTCCTTTTGGAACGTCTAATATTCTGGCTCTACTTAAATTTGACGGACTTTCATCGACAGTTGTCTCTGGATCAAAATTTTCAGATGGCCACTGACCGCCCGGCTTTTTATCCTCTTTTGGTACTTTATCTTTTTCAAATTTTATATCTAATGGATGATGAAAACTTATCGTATGAAATTGATCTGTCATGGGTAAGTTGGCCACACTGGAAATTTCTTCGACCAATACATTTCTACCATGATTTTGCGTGTAAGCACGAATAAATACATCGCTCATATCAAACGGCTCAAATCGGAACAGCCACACCTTTGCGTTTGATTTCTCGATTGAAGTTTCCAAAATGTTCTTGAATATGGATAAATAACTATTTGTCACTTCAGGATTTAAATTGAGCCAAGCAATATAACTTTGATGGGCCTTGATATCTAATAGGCTATGTGGGTAAGTCTCGCTTAACCTGATGTGCGCATGTGATCCATCCAGCTCCACATCAATCAATCTATTCAAGTTTGCTTCATAAAATGCCGACCTAGTATTCAACGCGGTTTTAAAAAACAAAACTCTGGCTAATTCAATACATGGAATCCACACATACCGTTGCTTGAATGAAAATCTAAAAAGCAGCTGATTCGCATATTCACTAGAAAGCTTCTTTCTCGTAGTGAACTTTTCATAATCTGCCATGGTTTGAATTGACCATGATGATGTAGGAGGTAGATCAATTGCTAAAAAATTAGATTTTGGTCTAACAATTCTATTTTTAGGATAAACTCTGCCAATTGCTAACGCTGGCAAAGCTTCTATTGCTAAAGGAATTTTAGATGTAGTTGAATCTGGTAGCTCAAACTCACACGCAATGTTCCAATTGCTTTCAGAATAGCGAAAGCAGTTTCCAAAGCTTACCAGTTTTGCGTTTTCAGGTATCTTCCTGAATGATGCGTGAAGTGCCAAGAGACAATTTCCTTTTCAAATAGTGTATGTTTTTTATGATTGCTTTCGTTTGATATTCTTTGCGTATGCCAGCTTTTCGAAAGATTATCCATACCTCTAACGATTGGTGTTGCTTAATTAAATCATGGATAACACTTTCAATTCTACGCCAACGGTATGCATCTGGAGACTCTGCAATCTTTTTAATGAAATCGATAGTCTTAGGTAATTTATCTGGATTTTTTTCAAGCGATGCACGTTGCCCAGACTGTTTAATAATCCATGACATACTGCTTCTGCCATGATTATTGCGTAAAGCACCAGATTTTTTTAAATTTTTTACATGTTTTAAAAATTCCGTGTCGCGCCGAACCCAGTCGGCGACAAATTGTTTCGTATTTCTTGGCGCCTGACAAGGTGTATTTTGACTTAGCCAAAGGCGATCATTGCGATAAAGCCAAGCGTACAAAGCACCAAATCCGCCCGTAATTCTTAACCATTTCACACCTTTTTTCG from Cellvibrio japonicus Ueda107 includes:
- a CDS encoding Tn7-like element transposition protein TnsE, with translation MALHASFRKIPENAKLVSFGNCFRYSESNWNIACEFELPDSTTSKIPLAIEALPALAIGRVYPKNRIVRPKSNFLAIDLPPTSSWSIQTMADYEKFTTRKKLSSEYANQLLFRFSFKQRYVWIPCIELARVLFFKTALNTRSAFYEANLNRLIDVELDGSHAHIRLSETYPHSLLDIKAHQSYIAWLNLNPEVTNSYLSIFKNILETSIEKSNAKVWLFRFEPFDMSDVFIRAYTQNHGRNVLVEEISSVANLPMTDQFHTISFHHPLDIKFEKDKVPKEDKKPGGQWPSENFDPETTVDESPSNLSRARILDVPKGALYFNEILNTQRVFEVQVVEVAAKDESKKGEDDQEPKTTTLSVLGGKGKGNHKSADFKSLDDSSPSDVGFFNYIRNGLEQLKVIEHLGVSEIFEKADVIQSSQAKKFLYIKANTKRAFLYAQLEIAGGDHIHVIEIDLSDDHSLTTLAFRLRDDTRVENTIKAILDDLVKKSGHWDRERLQQMTLMHACIRHPNELKPDMPETVYKSWAVRIANAF
- a CDS encoding XRE family transcriptional regulator → MNYQEFQRHVSKAGLKIHELAELLKMNRSSISNYAKKGEVPAHLAVIAALLGEMKEKEIDFQQVISRIEFAAKSPRGAGHNKFGGNKQQSLELENKIQKNK